Proteins co-encoded in one Candidatus Omnitrophota bacterium genomic window:
- a CDS encoding glycosyltransferase family 39 protein: TQGRLVYRIHVKEDENLFVSGRSYAGGGLVPNLEGQWDLIAHGTRVPLDSRTRWLDKRDFLIKLPKALDGELQLEFRASNNTGQTLLTLNWLEIQSVQASSVLGSAFVTPSLWRVALSTAALLALPWLLSPVWARRVPWELGLILWIGLLLRYQNLTHLIFLGLETDPWKWKQFADRMDLFSSGAGFFSNSFGYREPLFPLICHLFFLVSGSSETHIRLVSALLSLGVIVLSYPLARRFLGRTWAAIITAVVALNPTLIYESGRGNRLELLTLLTLGLVWILSAPGPARFRRVAGAGAWNALSSLALFSNLPASLGTTALGLWREISWRKAVLFFTGSAAVTGLLLSPLALGLSRNNSGVPAKYVYAMVKWELSGAQRWPFSRQIKMKNAPLEMLETSYSDYEKSIEEDPSREISYKDYVFGMHRLPTVLEYTAKGFLLSTLLQGISITQSDLFRWQVQPSPLRRFAILWPKLLHLFFNLLGLWGLGLCLLSPQRRLLPAAILLSLFPITFSLGWRAFEYPRYILQVYPLYLICTAIALSKIWSLRHRTGE, translated from the coding sequence ACCCAAGGCCGCCTCGTATACCGAATCCATGTAAAGGAAGACGAAAACCTCTTTGTATCCGGCCGCTCCTACGCAGGCGGGGGCTTGGTTCCCAATCTGGAGGGCCAATGGGATCTGATTGCCCATGGAACCCGGGTGCCTTTGGACTCACGCACACGCTGGCTGGACAAGCGCGACTTCCTGATCAAACTGCCCAAAGCGCTGGACGGCGAACTCCAGTTGGAATTCCGGGCGTCTAACAATACCGGTCAAACCCTGCTGACTCTGAACTGGCTGGAAATCCAAAGCGTGCAAGCTTCCAGCGTGCTTGGCTCAGCCTTTGTGACTCCCTCACTTTGGAGAGTCGCCCTCAGCACAGCCGCTTTGCTGGCCCTGCCTTGGCTGCTCTCACCCGTATGGGCGCGGCGCGTACCCTGGGAACTCGGCCTCATTCTGTGGATCGGTTTGCTTTTGCGCTACCAAAATCTCACCCACCTGATCTTCTTGGGTCTGGAAACAGATCCGTGGAAATGGAAGCAGTTCGCGGACCGGATGGACCTCTTCAGTTCCGGCGCGGGATTCTTTTCAAACAGCTTCGGGTATCGCGAACCGCTATTCCCTTTAATTTGCCATCTTTTCTTTCTGGTCTCGGGAAGTTCCGAAACACATATCCGCCTTGTCTCCGCATTGCTGTCCCTGGGTGTGATTGTGTTGAGCTATCCCCTGGCCCGGCGCTTTCTCGGCAGAACCTGGGCCGCAATCATTACCGCTGTGGTGGCGCTCAACCCCACTCTGATTTATGAAAGCGGGCGCGGAAACCGGCTGGAGCTGTTAACCCTGCTCACCCTGGGGCTGGTCTGGATCCTGAGCGCTCCCGGGCCGGCCCGATTCAGAAGAGTTGCCGGCGCCGGGGCCTGGAACGCACTCTCGTCTCTCGCCCTGTTTTCTAACTTGCCTGCAAGCCTGGGCACCACCGCACTGGGGCTCTGGAGGGAAATCTCTTGGCGCAAGGCTGTTCTTTTCTTTACCGGAAGCGCGGCAGTGACGGGACTGCTCCTGAGCCCGCTTGCCTTAGGTCTTTCCCGGAACAACAGCGGGGTGCCCGCCAAATATGTGTATGCCATGGTGAAGTGGGAGCTTAGCGGCGCGCAGCGCTGGCCGTTCTCCAGACAAATCAAGATGAAGAACGCGCCTTTGGAGATGCTTGAAACCTCTTATAGCGACTACGAGAAGAGCATCGAGGAGGATCCCTCTAGAGAAATTTCCTACAAAGACTATGTCTTCGGAATGCACCGTCTGCCCACGGTCCTCGAATATACGGCCAAGGGATTTTTGCTGAGCACTTTGCTCCAAGGGATTTCCATCACGCAAAGCGATTTATTCCGTTGGCAGGTTCAGCCGAGCCCACTCCGGCGATTCGCCATCCTTTGGCCCAAGCTCCTGCATCTGTTTTTCAATCTCCTGGGGCTCTGGGGGCTGGGACTCTGCCTTCTCAGCCCGCAGAGACGCCTCCTGCCTGCGGCGATTCTCCTGTCGCTCTTTCCGATTACCTTTAGCTTGGGCTGGCGCGCCTTCGAGTACCCGCGTTACATCCTGCAGGTTTATCCCCTATACTTGATTTGTACTGCAATTGCCCTGAGCAAAATTTGGAGCCTGCGGCACAGGACAGGTGAATGA
- a CDS encoding HD domain-containing protein: MNTDSLLNFFAEAGALKNVRRSGWWLLGIKDGESVAEHSFRTALIGFVLAKLEGVELLPTVMMCLTNDLHESRINDLHKVGHRYIDFKSAERAAAKEQRELLPEDLASDFETWEKNLQEQNSPEAVVARDADLLECMLQGKEYVDRGYKKADEWMLRPYALLKTESAKKLGRALRDWDSQTWWQHLKKLER; encoded by the coding sequence ATGAACACAGACTCCTTACTCAATTTTTTCGCAGAAGCCGGTGCGCTCAAGAATGTTCGCCGCAGCGGCTGGTGGCTTTTGGGCATCAAAGACGGCGAAAGTGTGGCCGAGCATTCGTTCCGCACTGCGCTTATCGGCTTTGTGCTGGCAAAACTCGAGGGCGTTGAGCTCTTGCCTACGGTGATGATGTGTTTAACCAATGATTTACACGAATCCCGCATCAATGATTTACACAAGGTGGGCCACCGTTATATTGATTTCAAGTCTGCGGAGCGCGCGGCAGCCAAAGAGCAGCGCGAACTCCTCCCCGAAGATCTTGCCTCAGACTTTGAAACCTGGGAAAAGAACCTGCAGGAACAAAATAGCCCCGAGGCGGTCGTGGCCCGGGACGCTGATCTTCTGGAATGCATGCTGCAGGGCAAGGAGTATGTGGATCGCGGTTACAAGAAGGCCGACGAGTGGATGCTGCGTCCCTATGCGCTGCTCAAGACCGAATCAGCCAAGAAGCTCGGCCGCGCCCTCCGGGATTGGGACAGCCAGACCTGGTGGCAGCACCTCAAGAAACTGGAAAGATAG
- the rlmB gene encoding 23S rRNA (guanosine(2251)-2'-O)-methyltransferase RlmB, whose protein sequence is MQYLKLRENRPHWNDWPPMLLYGKNPILERIRANPQSLQEIYVRAGAKLPELLKAAQDQGLRISELPVREFEKLEAGVHSQGVLAQVASFKYADYEALLNADPKLCLVFLDRITDPQNLGAILRTTACFGGFAVVLPKHDSVEVTEAVLRVANGGENYVPVALVTNLVQSVELAKKAGYWIGGAATAGGQSLDQTGILSPAAIVFGSEGRGIRPGLEKHLDYCFSIPMAGAGLSLNVAVAAAIVCYEVCRQLGRRDGSHGT, encoded by the coding sequence TTGCAGTACTTGAAGTTACGCGAGAACCGTCCCCATTGGAACGACTGGCCCCCCATGTTGCTTTACGGCAAGAACCCCATCCTCGAACGCATTCGAGCCAATCCTCAATCCCTCCAAGAAATTTATGTGCGAGCCGGGGCTAAGTTGCCGGAGCTTTTAAAAGCGGCACAGGACCAAGGGCTCCGGATTTCCGAACTTCCTGTCAGGGAGTTTGAGAAGCTGGAGGCGGGTGTGCATTCCCAGGGTGTGCTTGCCCAAGTGGCCTCCTTCAAGTACGCGGATTATGAGGCGCTGCTCAACGCGGATCCTAAACTCTGTCTCGTGTTTTTGGACCGGATCACGGATCCGCAAAACTTGGGCGCGATTCTGCGCACAACAGCGTGCTTCGGGGGTTTTGCCGTGGTCTTACCCAAGCACGATTCAGTGGAAGTCACCGAGGCGGTTTTGCGGGTGGCCAATGGCGGGGAGAACTATGTGCCTGTGGCGCTTGTGACCAATTTGGTGCAAAGCGTGGAACTGGCAAAGAAGGCCGGGTACTGGATCGGCGGCGCTGCGACAGCCGGCGGGCAGAGCCTGGACCAAACAGGGATTCTCTCACCCGCGGCCATCGTGTTTGGCTCGGAAGGCCGGGGCATTCGTCCGGGTCTGGAAAAGCATTTGGACTATTGCTTCAGCATCCCCATGGCAGGGGCAGGGCTTTCCTTGAATGTGGCGGTGGCTGCGGCCATCGTCTGTTATGAAGTCTGCAGGCAACTGGGCAGAAGGGACGGTTCTCACGGAACTTAA
- a CDS encoding 3'(2'),5'-bisphosphate nucleotidase CysQ, which yields MSPSEFSEPYQSFVRVASRLSLKAGRRIMELLEDLPEKQIKADRSPVTVADFAADQILRDGLSAAFPDHRVLTEESGLAGPEGSRYIWVVDPLDGTRAYARGEHGFSVMVGLLENGVPVLGVVFDPVEQCLYQAVKGQGCDAIQNGERRKIRVTDRSEWDTMRLVVSTGFPEALLESVVGEMGFEVLPPINSVGIKVALLATQKGELYLNHHGVHYWDTCAPLVLMQEAGGEFTSYDGSALDFSMNGVYNHAHPTFASNGPRHADFVEYLKSKVELRDGRLHLKTH from the coding sequence ATGAGTCCCTCGGAATTTTCAGAACCCTACCAATCCTTTGTCCGTGTGGCGAGCCGGCTCTCTCTTAAAGCCGGACGCCGAATCATGGAACTCCTCGAAGACCTTCCGGAAAAACAAATCAAAGCTGATCGCTCGCCTGTGACTGTGGCGGATTTTGCCGCGGATCAGATTTTGCGGGATGGTTTGAGTGCGGCTTTTCCCGATCACCGGGTGCTTACCGAGGAATCCGGGTTGGCCGGGCCCGAAGGGTCCAGGTATATTTGGGTGGTCGATCCTTTGGATGGAACGCGTGCCTATGCGCGGGGAGAGCACGGTTTTAGCGTGATGGTGGGGTTGCTCGAAAACGGCGTCCCGGTCCTGGGTGTGGTGTTTGATCCCGTAGAGCAGTGCCTTTACCAAGCTGTCAAAGGCCAGGGTTGTGATGCGATACAAAACGGAGAGCGCCGTAAGATTAGAGTGACGGACCGGAGCGAATGGGACACCATGCGTTTGGTCGTGTCCACAGGCTTCCCTGAGGCCTTGTTGGAAAGCGTGGTAGGGGAGATGGGTTTTGAGGTCCTGCCTCCGATCAACAGCGTGGGGATTAAGGTGGCTTTGCTGGCAACCCAGAAAGGTGAGCTTTATCTCAATCATCACGGAGTGCACTACTGGGACACTTGCGCGCCTCTGGTTTTGATGCAGGAGGCGGGCGGGGAGTTCACCTCCTACGACGGCAGTGCCTTGGATTTTTCTATGAATGGGGTCTATAATCACGCCCATCCCACGTTTGCGAGCAATGGCCCGCGTCATGCGGATTTTGTGGAATACCTGAAGTCCAAGGTCGAGCTCCGGGACGGCCGACTCCACCTGAAGACACATTAA
- a CDS encoding phosphoadenylyl-sulfate reductase — protein sequence MTPTLLKQIESKAAPEDLLVEVFGLLGDRAALGTSGQLAGSAILDMAVGAGLHPRVYTLDTGRLFPETLEYFQTLEKRYGLRIERFTPNKANLDQMIARHGENLFFDSKEKQELCCRLRKVEPNLEALATLDAWVTGLRADQSEHRAGVRRLEMISLDFPEGSRSLLKVCPLADWTEAQVRAYLEEHNVPLHPLLEWEQNGWRYESLGCVICTTPIGPGEPRRAGRWRWFNQSVADDKKECGLHLPYPEPGAS from the coding sequence GTGACCCCGACTTTACTCAAGCAAATCGAATCCAAAGCCGCTCCCGAAGACCTCCTTGTTGAGGTCTTCGGGCTCTTGGGCGATCGTGCGGCCCTCGGCACCAGCGGCCAACTGGCCGGAAGCGCCATCCTGGATATGGCCGTGGGAGCCGGCTTGCATCCCCGCGTCTACACCCTGGATACCGGCCGCCTTTTCCCCGAAACCCTCGAGTATTTTCAGACCCTGGAAAAGAGATACGGGCTCCGGATCGAGCGTTTCACTCCGAATAAAGCTAATCTGGATCAGATGATTGCCCGGCACGGAGAAAATCTCTTCTTTGATTCCAAAGAAAAGCAGGAACTCTGTTGCCGTTTGCGCAAGGTGGAACCCAATCTAGAGGCTTTGGCGACCCTCGATGCCTGGGTTACGGGTTTGCGGGCAGATCAGTCGGAGCACCGTGCCGGGGTCAGGCGCTTGGAAATGATTTCATTGGATTTTCCAGAGGGCAGCCGTTCTTTGCTCAAAGTGTGTCCTTTGGCCGATTGGACCGAGGCTCAGGTTCGGGCCTATCTCGAAGAACACAATGTGCCTTTGCATCCCTTACTCGAGTGGGAGCAGAACGGTTGGCGTTATGAATCCCTGGGCTGTGTGATTTGTACGACACCCATCGGCCCGGGGGAGCCGCGCCGCGCCGGGCGTTGGCGTTGGTTTAATCAAAGCGTTGCGGACGACAAGAAGGAATGCGGACTGCACCTGCCTTACCCGGAGCCCGGGGCTTCATGA
- the cysC gene encoding adenylyl-sulfate kinase, with protein MNANKNSPVSENISWHHGNLTTEQRLEKLGQRGAVVWFTGLSGSGKSTVAREVELALVENGINAFVLDGDNIRHGLNSNLGFSPEDRTENIRRIGEVAKLFAQSNVVVLTAFISPYREDRDQVRALLPAGDFLEVFCDASLEVCEERDPKGLYKKARAGEIPQFTGISAPYEEPESAELVLDSGKESLEQSTRRVIELLAERGII; from the coding sequence ATGAACGCAAACAAGAATTCCCCGGTGAGTGAGAATATCAGCTGGCACCACGGGAATCTCACCACAGAACAGAGGCTTGAAAAACTGGGCCAGCGGGGTGCGGTGGTCTGGTTCACGGGGCTGTCCGGGTCGGGCAAGTCCACGGTGGCCCGCGAGGTGGAGCTGGCTTTAGTGGAGAACGGCATCAACGCCTTTGTGCTGGATGGCGACAATATCCGGCATGGTCTCAACAGCAACCTGGGTTTTTCGCCTGAGGACCGCACGGAAAATATCCGCCGCATCGGGGAGGTGGCCAAGCTTTTTGCTCAATCCAATGTGGTGGTGCTTACGGCTTTTATCTCTCCGTATAGAGAAGACCGGGACCAGGTGCGGGCGCTCCTTCCTGCTGGAGATTTCTTGGAGGTATTTTGTGACGCGTCTTTGGAGGTTTGCGAGGAACGGGATCCCAAAGGTTTGTACAAGAAGGCGCGCGCGGGAGAGATCCCGCAGTTTACGGGTATTTCAGCGCCCTATGAGGAGCCTGAGAGCGCCGAGCTTGTTTTGGACAGCGGTAAAGAGAGTTTGGAGCAGAGCACGCGCCGTGTCATTGAGTTGCTTGCTGAGCGCGGTATTATCTAA
- the leuC gene encoding 3-isopropylmalate dehydratase large subunit, which produces MGESLFNKVWNAHTVREMPDGQTQLFIGLHLIHEVTSPQAFGMLRQLDLPVAFPERTFATVDHIIPTDTLERPFQDALAENMIVALKKNCAEHGITYFDVSSGLQGIVHVVGPELGLTQPGVTAVCGDSHTATHGAFGAIAMGIGTSQVRDVLATQTLRMGKLKVRRINVTGSLKPGVYAKDVILHIIRILGVNGGLGHAYEYGGNVIENMSMEERMTLCNMSIEGGARVGYVNPDETTFEYLKGRRYAPKGAAWDKALSYWKSIASDPDAVYDDVLEIRGEEIPPTVTWGINPGQAISVKENVPSVNSAPEAERASIAEALEYMKLKPGAPIEGTPINVAFIGSCTNGRISDLREVAKHVQGHKVLQGVKALVVPGSMSVAQQAEEEGLDKIFTEAGFEWREPGCSMCLAMNPDKLIGDQICASSSNRNFKGRQGSPSGRTLLMSPVMVAAAAIRGEVADAREVFGTE; this is translated from the coding sequence ATGGGTGAAAGTCTCTTTAACAAAGTTTGGAATGCCCACACAGTCCGCGAAATGCCTGACGGGCAAACCCAGCTCTTCATCGGGCTGCACCTCATTCACGAGGTCACCAGTCCCCAGGCCTTTGGCATGCTGCGTCAACTGGATCTGCCCGTGGCTTTTCCGGAGCGCACCTTTGCCACGGTGGACCACATCATCCCCACCGATACCCTGGAACGCCCCTTTCAAGACGCCCTGGCCGAAAACATGATTGTGGCCCTCAAGAAGAATTGCGCCGAGCACGGCATCACCTATTTTGATGTGTCCAGCGGGCTCCAAGGCATTGTGCATGTGGTGGGACCTGAGTTGGGTCTGACCCAGCCGGGTGTAACAGCGGTTTGCGGGGATTCCCACACAGCCACACATGGAGCCTTCGGGGCCATTGCCATGGGGATCGGCACCAGCCAGGTGCGCGATGTGCTGGCCACCCAAACCCTGCGCATGGGCAAACTCAAGGTGCGGCGGATCAATGTCACAGGTTCCTTGAAGCCCGGAGTTTACGCCAAAGATGTCATCCTGCATATTATCCGCATTCTGGGGGTGAATGGCGGGTTGGGACATGCCTATGAATACGGCGGGAACGTGATCGAAAACATGAGCATGGAAGAGCGCATGACCTTATGCAATATGTCTATTGAGGGAGGCGCGCGCGTAGGCTACGTCAACCCGGATGAAACCACCTTTGAATATCTGAAGGGCCGGCGCTACGCTCCCAAGGGCGCGGCCTGGGACAAAGCACTCTCCTATTGGAAGAGCATTGCATCAGATCCGGATGCCGTATACGACGATGTCTTGGAAATCCGCGGTGAAGAGATTCCGCCCACCGTGACTTGGGGCATCAATCCCGGCCAGGCCATTTCGGTTAAGGAGAACGTGCCCAGCGTGAACTCTGCGCCCGAAGCAGAACGCGCCTCAATAGCAGAGGCTCTGGAATACATGAAGCTCAAACCCGGAGCGCCGATTGAGGGTACACCGATCAATGTGGCCTTTATCGGCAGCTGCACGAACGGCCGTATTTCCGACCTCCGCGAGGTTGCCAAGCATGTGCAGGGCCACAAAGTTCTCCAGGGTGTGAAGGCGTTGGTTGTGCCCGGGTCCATGAGTGTGGCCCAGCAGGCCGAAGAAGAAGGGCTGGACAAGATTTTCACAGAGGCCGGATTTGAATGGCGAGAGCCCGGCTGTTCGATGTGCCTGGCAATGAACCCGGACAAGCTCATCGGCGATCAGATCTGCGCTTCCTCCAGTAATCGAAACTTCAAGGGGCGCCAGGGCAGCCCCTCGGGACGCACTCTCTTGATGAGCCCCGTAATGGTGGCCGCCGCGGCGATTCGCGGTGAAGTCGCAGACGCACGTGAAGTCTTTGGGACGGAGTAA
- the leuD gene encoding 3-isopropylmalate dehydratase small subunit has translation MALAKIKQLRGTGVYVPGDDLDTDRIIPARFMKCVTFDGLGEYAFYDARFDEDGNSKGHPLDAPSHKGASILISGKNFGCGSSREHAPQSLYHFGLRAVLAESFAEIFFGNCTTLGIPCAVLSATDREALAQAVDANPKLEIEIDLEKSEVRFGERKMQFNMPESARAALAGGQWDPLSQLLEAKEQVAAVESALPYRFA, from the coding sequence ATGGCATTGGCAAAAATCAAACAACTAAGAGGCACCGGGGTTTATGTGCCCGGCGATGACCTGGATACGGACCGCATTATTCCGGCCCGTTTCATGAAATGCGTGACCTTTGACGGGCTCGGCGAGTACGCGTTCTATGACGCGCGCTTTGATGAGGACGGCAACTCCAAAGGACACCCGCTGGATGCTCCCTCCCACAAAGGGGCCTCTATCTTGATTTCCGGCAAGAATTTTGGCTGCGGCTCTTCGCGAGAGCACGCTCCGCAGTCCCTGTACCACTTTGGGCTGCGTGCGGTCCTTGCCGAATCCTTTGCCGAAATCTTTTTCGGGAATTGCACCACCTTGGGAATCCCCTGCGCAGTCCTGAGCGCTACAGATCGCGAAGCTCTGGCCCAGGCGGTCGACGCAAATCCCAAGCTGGAAATTGAAATTGATTTGGAGAAAAGTGAGGTCCGTTTCGGCGAACGGAAAATGCAATTTAATATGCCGGAATCGGCGCGAGCTGCTTTAGCGGGAGGCCAGTGGGATCCGCTGAGTCAGCTGCTGGAGGCTAAGGAACAAGTCGCAGCCGTAGAATCCGCTCTCCCTTACCGCTTCGCGTAG
- the hisN gene encoding histidinol-phosphatase, whose translation MADLAPILKTMSRLTQISGPLITRYFRRPMEFEEKQDQSPVTVADREAEAAIRKVLEEEYPDCGILGEEYGHSRPDAERQWILDPIDGTKSFISGTPLFGTLIGYLEAGVPLAGAMHLPVLGELLLGTDESCTLNGIPVRVRSCEHLSRATLLTTSVRSIEQHKDPIAFHSLVQRVKLFRGWGDCFGYYLLATGYADIMVDPIVNAWDIQPLIPIVRGAGGKITDYEGGDPVQADSAVATAGAIHQEVIEMLRG comes from the coding sequence ATGGCTGATCTGGCTCCTATCCTGAAAACCATGTCCCGGCTCACTCAAATCAGCGGGCCGCTCATCACCCGGTACTTTCGCCGGCCTATGGAATTCGAAGAAAAACAGGATCAGTCTCCGGTTACCGTCGCTGACCGCGAGGCCGAGGCTGCGATCCGCAAGGTCTTGGAAGAGGAATACCCGGACTGCGGGATCCTGGGGGAAGAGTACGGTCACAGCCGGCCTGACGCTGAACGCCAGTGGATTCTGGATCCCATTGACGGCACCAAGAGTTTTATCAGCGGGACTCCGCTATTCGGCACCTTGATCGGTTATCTGGAGGCGGGAGTGCCCCTGGCCGGTGCCATGCACTTGCCGGTATTGGGCGAGCTCCTTTTGGGTACAGATGAATCGTGTACGCTCAACGGCATTCCGGTCAGAGTGCGTTCTTGTGAACACCTTTCCCGTGCCACTCTTCTGACGACTTCAGTGCGCTCCATTGAGCAGCACAAGGATCCGATAGCCTTTCATTCGCTGGTTCAGCGCGTAAAGCTTTTCCGAGGTTGGGGCGACTGCTTCGGATACTATCTTTTGGCCACGGGATACGCGGATATCATGGTGGATCCCATCGTCAATGCCTGGGATATTCAGCCCTTGATTCCGATTGTGCGCGGTGCGGGCGGTAAGATCACAGACTACGAGGGTGGAGATCCTGTGCAGGCCGACAGTGCCGTAGCTACGGCCGGGGCGATCCATCAGGAAGTGATTGAGATGTTGCGGGGATGA
- a CDS encoding DUF3108 domain-containing protein, giving the protein MKRLLRSFLISLFAVGAALCLGFGIYQLTQLARLPEQFVKPLETLAPFAEGEQMRFKIYWKRVRIGSAVMTFYPNVDFEGQRLHKIVVALDTATFDDREEIYLSPDNFLPVKIFRDIRQMGARKKIVEDYDQLNKRVTVTQEGADREPTVIERAGPLHNVICLIYLVRQTESFAPDWNLNVFLPTVDFDLKFSGSENVEVPAGDFEALAFTGNPNEFRLWASDDARRLPLKFRSAGLLKYEAVLTDFGLATDGEAKESDG; this is encoded by the coding sequence ATGAAGCGACTCCTCCGTTCATTCCTAATCAGCCTCTTTGCCGTGGGCGCGGCGCTTTGCTTGGGTTTCGGCATTTACCAGCTGACTCAGCTGGCTCGTCTGCCCGAGCAATTTGTGAAGCCGCTGGAGACTCTGGCTCCCTTTGCGGAAGGGGAACAGATGCGCTTCAAGATTTATTGGAAGCGTGTACGCATCGGTTCGGCAGTCATGACCTTTTATCCGAATGTTGATTTTGAGGGACAGAGGCTGCATAAGATCGTGGTCGCGTTGGATACCGCGACCTTCGACGACCGGGAGGAGATCTATCTTTCCCCCGACAATTTCCTGCCTGTAAAGATTTTCCGCGATATCCGCCAGATGGGTGCACGCAAGAAGATTGTTGAGGACTACGATCAGCTGAACAAGCGCGTCACCGTGACCCAGGAGGGCGCGGACCGCGAGCCCACGGTAATCGAGCGGGCAGGTCCCTTGCACAACGTGATCTGTTTGATTTATCTTGTGCGGCAGACCGAGTCTTTTGCTCCGGACTGGAATCTCAATGTGTTTTTGCCGACCGTGGACTTTGACCTGAAATTTTCCGGGTCCGAAAATGTTGAGGTCCCTGCCGGGGACTTTGAGGCCCTGGCCTTTACAGGCAACCCCAACGAGTTTCGCCTTTGGGCAAGCGATGACGCGCGGCGTTTGCCGCTGAAATTCCGTTCCGCAGGACTCCTGAAGTATGAGGCGGTCCTGACGGATTTTGGTCTGGCGACGGATGGAGAGGCTAAAGAATCCGATGGCTGA
- a CDS encoding radical SAM protein codes for MNSSKVDILFVNQPSPDKDWIIRDINRSGRKTREHMIWPQTNLAWEAAVMRDAGFTVQIIDSVASRLSWEELELRVQDLKPRYVVANVISTTLNNDMRLFFYAKAQGSITIAHGPHITDKPLESLRDFPCVDYCVMNEAEEALRELILEIEKGTGDLGHILGIAWRRGTEPVRNGKRPFIADLDSLPSPAYELLPLDKYYMPFFGNYVFIEGGRGCPYRCIYCRQTVMWESRVRNRSAEILFKEVKQLHDLGMKHVMFHHDTFTADRRMVMRLCELIIESGLKIKWCCNTHVARVDEELVGMMKKAGCWMIAPGFETADQTILDNVQKRATVEQNIRAAHMIHNAGIEVWGYFMFGNPGETHETIRRTIDMAKELPITIANFAIASPYPGTEFHRQAEANGWLVKQAAWEDYDQNYSPVVDYGHLKPEDIYQALKTANREFFFRPKPLLRIAKEMKSWPMIKSLFGITLSYLKLFLGKETVQKKVRERAA; via the coding sequence ATGAACTCATCCAAGGTCGACATTCTCTTTGTGAACCAGCCCTCGCCGGACAAGGACTGGATCATCCGTGATATCAACCGCTCCGGCCGCAAGACGCGGGAACACATGATCTGGCCCCAGACCAATTTAGCCTGGGAAGCCGCAGTCATGCGGGATGCCGGATTCACCGTGCAAATTATTGATTCCGTGGCTTCGCGTCTGAGTTGGGAGGAGCTGGAGCTCCGTGTCCAGGACCTCAAACCCCGCTACGTGGTTGCGAATGTAATCTCCACCACACTCAATAACGACATGCGGCTTTTCTTTTACGCCAAGGCCCAGGGCTCAATCACCATTGCCCACGGCCCCCATATCACGGACAAACCGCTTGAGTCTCTCCGGGACTTCCCCTGCGTGGATTACTGCGTGATGAACGAGGCGGAGGAAGCTCTGCGCGAACTCATTCTGGAAATTGAAAAAGGAACCGGGGATTTGGGCCATATTCTAGGCATTGCCTGGCGGCGCGGAACCGAACCGGTACGGAACGGAAAGCGCCCGTTTATTGCAGACCTGGATTCCCTTCCCTCCCCGGCCTATGAGCTGCTTCCCTTGGACAAATACTATATGCCCTTTTTCGGCAACTATGTCTTTATTGAGGGAGGCCGCGGTTGCCCTTACCGGTGTATCTATTGCAGGCAGACTGTCATGTGGGAAAGCCGCGTGCGCAACCGCAGCGCTGAAATCCTCTTTAAAGAGGTCAAGCAACTCCACGACCTGGGTATGAAGCATGTGATGTTCCACCACGACACCTTTACCGCGGACCGGCGCATGGTGATGCGGCTCTGCGAACTCATTATCGAGAGCGGACTCAAAATCAAGTGGTGCTGTAACACCCATGTGGCGCGGGTGGACGAGGAGTTGGTGGGAATGATGAAGAAGGCCGGATGCTGGATGATCGCGCCGGGTTTTGAGACCGCTGACCAGACAATCCTTGACAATGTCCAAAAGCGGGCCACGGTTGAACAGAATATCCGGGCCGCTCACATGATTCACAATGCGGGCATCGAGGTGTGGGGTTACTTCATGTTCGGCAATCCCGGCGAAACGCACGAAACGATCCGGCGCACCATTGATATGGCCAAGGAACTGCCGATCACCATCGCCAATTTCGCCATTGCCAGTCCTTATCCCGGGACGGAATTCCATCGCCAGGCCGAAGCCAACGGCTGGCTGGTCAAACAAGCGGCCTGGGAAGATTACGATCAGAACTATTCTCCTGTGGTAGACTACGGTCATCTTAAGCCCGAGGATATTTATCAAGCTCTTAAGACTGCAAACCGCGAATTCTTTTTCAGGCCCAAGCCGCTCCTGCGCATTGCCAAGGAAATGAAAAGCTGGCCCATGATTAAGTCGTTATTCGGAATTACGCTGAGTTATCTCAAGTTGTTCTTGGGCAAGGAAACTGTCCAGAAGAAAGTACGCGAGCGCGCCGCTTAG